A window from Salinigranum halophilum encodes these proteins:
- the radA gene encoding DNA repair and recombination protein RadA gives MPDDDLESLPGVGPATADKLVEAGFESYQSIAVASPAELSNTADIGDSTAADIINAARKTADIGGFETGSAVLERRKQIGKLSWKIDEVDELLGGGLETQSITEVYGEFGAGKSQVTHQMAVNVQLPQEVGGLRGSCIFVDSEDTFRPERIDDMVRGLDDEVIQATLDDREIEGAPGDEETMEELIASVLDKIHVAKAFNSNHQILLAQKAKEIASEHEDSEWPVRLLCVDSLTAHFRAEYVGRGQLADRQQKLNKHLHDLMRVGNLYNSVVLVTNQVASNPDSYFGDPTQPIGGNILGHTSTFRMYLRKSKGDKRIVRLVDAPNLADGEAVMRVQDGGLKPE, from the coding sequence ATGCCAGACGACGACCTCGAGTCCCTCCCCGGTGTGGGGCCCGCGACAGCAGACAAACTCGTAGAGGCCGGTTTCGAGAGCTACCAGTCCATCGCCGTCGCCAGCCCCGCCGAACTGTCGAACACGGCAGATATCGGCGATTCGACTGCGGCGGACATCATCAATGCGGCCCGGAAGACGGCGGACATCGGCGGCTTCGAGACGGGCTCCGCAGTCTTGGAACGGCGCAAGCAGATCGGCAAGCTCTCCTGGAAGATCGACGAGGTCGACGAGCTTCTTGGAGGAGGGCTCGAGACCCAGTCCATCACCGAGGTGTACGGCGAGTTCGGTGCCGGGAAGTCGCAGGTCACCCACCAGATGGCGGTCAACGTCCAGCTCCCACAGGAGGTCGGCGGCCTCCGCGGCAGTTGTATCTTCGTCGACTCCGAGGACACGTTCCGCCCTGAGCGCATCGACGACATGGTCCGCGGCCTCGACGACGAGGTCATCCAGGCGACGCTCGACGACCGCGAAATCGAGGGCGCGCCCGGTGACGAGGAGACGATGGAGGAACTCATCGCCAGCGTCCTCGACAAGATTCACGTCGCGAAGGCGTTCAACTCCAACCACCAGATTCTCCTCGCACAGAAGGCCAAGGAGATCGCCTCCGAACACGAAGATAGCGAGTGGCCCGTCCGTCTCCTCTGTGTCGACTCGCTCACGGCGCACTTCCGCGCCGAGTACGTCGGTCGTGGTCAACTGGCCGACCGCCAGCAGAAGCTCAACAAACACCTCCACGACCTGATGCGGGTGGGCAACCTCTACAACAGCGTCGTCCTCGTGACGAACCAGGTCGCCTCGAACCCCGACTCGTACTTCGGCGACCCGACCCAGCCCATCGGCGGGAACATCCTCGGCCACACCTCGACCTTCCGGATGTACCTCCGCAAGTCCAAGGGGGACAAGCGGATCGTCCGGCTCGTCGACGCCCCGAACCTCGCCGACGGCGAAGCCGTGATGCGCGTCCAAGACGGCGGTCTCAAACCCGAGTAA
- a CDS encoding sulfurtransferase TusA family protein yields MSTLSPDVTIDSRGAGCPGPLMDLIGKVKKADPGTVIELQTSDSGSKDDVPEWVDKAGHRLLDVVEHDDYWSIYVETA; encoded by the coding sequence ATGAGCACGCTATCACCCGACGTGACGATCGACTCCCGCGGTGCCGGCTGTCCCGGCCCTTTGATGGACCTCATCGGGAAGGTCAAGAAGGCCGACCCGGGCACGGTCATCGAACTGCAGACCTCCGATTCGGGGTCGAAAGACGACGTGCCCGAGTGGGTCGACAAGGCGGGCCACCGCCTCCTCGACGTGGTCGAACACGACGACTACTGGAGCATCTACGTCGAGACGGCCTGA